Genomic segment of Candidatus Schekmanbacteria bacterium:
CCCCTAAAAAACTGTATCAGGGGGGGTCAACTTTTCCTTTGACGAAAAGGGAAAGTGTATCAACAAAAGTTATGATGACCAAAAAGCCGGAAATAAAGAATGATATGCAAAAAATTAAGCATTTAAGCATTTATGAGCATGTAAAGATAGATGAGAGCAAACCAAAACCAATTCAGAAAATGATAACTGTACCTCTTCTTGATAATGGAAACTCTTTGGGAGTCATACAAATAAGCAGAAAGGGATATACTCTTGAAGATGCTGGAGCTGATTTTACCGAAGAAGATGCAAAGAAACTGCAGGAAATAGTTCCTCTTTTTCTATCCCAATTAATGAAAATCAAACCCCCCTCCATTTAATCCATTCCAAATCAATTGATTAAATGAAGGGGGGAAATTTTATTCTTTAATACCTACAATCACCTTTTTGCCGTTTTTTCTGC
This window contains:
- a CDS encoding GAF domain-containing protein; its protein translation is PKKLYQGGSTFPLTKRESVSTKVMMTKKPEIKNDMQKIKHLSIYEHVKIDESKPKPIQKMITVPLLDNGNSLGVIQISRKGYTLEDAGADFTEEDAKKLQEIVPLFLSQLMKIKPPSI